A window of the Paenibacillus woosongensis genome harbors these coding sequences:
- the purS gene encoding phosphoribosylformylglycinamidine synthase subunit PurS — protein sequence MIKASVYVTIKQSVLDPQGVAVQGALHSMGFAEVESVRIGKYLELQLDTNDRNEAEARVKEMCEKLLANTVVEDYRFELEG from the coding sequence ATGATTAAAGCGTCCGTTTATGTCACCATCAAGCAAAGCGTACTTGATCCGCAGGGGGTTGCCGTTCAAGGTGCACTGCATTCCATGGGATTTGCAGAGGTTGAAAGTGTCCGCATCGGTAAATATCTGGAGCTGCAGCTCGATACAAATGATCGCAACGAGGCGGAAGCCCGCGTCAAAGAAATGTGCGAAAAGCTGCTGGCCAACACGGTCGTTGAAGATTACCGCTTTGAATTGGAGGGCTAA
- the purQ gene encoding phosphoribosylformylglycinamidine synthase subunit PurQ: MKFAVLVFPGSNCDIDCYKAVEDTLGEPVDYVWHTATDLSAYDCILVPGGFSYGDYLRCGAIARFAPVMAEVAKAAEQGKYILGICNGFQILTEAGLLPGTLRRNTSLKFRCHDTVLRVENNDNPFTTQYQKGEEIHIPIAHGEGNYYCDEETHAQLKANNQIIFRYVDNPNGSVDDIAGVSNERGNVVGMMPHPERAVDSLLGSEDGKRMFTSILKAWRDRHESASVR, encoded by the coding sequence ATGAAATTCGCAGTACTCGTATTTCCCGGTTCCAACTGTGACATCGACTGCTACAAAGCCGTTGAAGACACATTAGGCGAGCCAGTCGATTATGTGTGGCATACCGCCACAGATCTTTCCGCTTATGATTGCATCCTAGTTCCGGGCGGATTCTCTTACGGCGACTATCTGCGCTGCGGAGCGATTGCGAGATTTGCTCCGGTGATGGCCGAGGTCGCTAAAGCCGCCGAACAAGGTAAATATATTCTTGGCATCTGCAACGGATTCCAGATTCTGACCGAGGCGGGGCTGCTGCCTGGCACGCTGCGCCGCAATACGTCGCTGAAATTCCGCTGTCATGATACTGTTCTTCGCGTAGAGAACAACGACAATCCGTTCACGACCCAATACCAGAAGGGCGAAGAAATTCATATTCCGATCGCTCATGGCGAGGGGAACTACTATTGTGATGAAGAGACGCACGCGCAATTGAAGGCGAACAATCAAATTATTTTCCGTTATGTAGATAATCCAAATGGCTCCGTAGACGACATTGCGGGAGTTTCCAATGAACGCGGCAACGTCGTCGGCATGATGCCGCACCCTGAGCGTGCGGTGGACAGCCTGCTGGGGTCTGAGGACGGAAAACGCATGTTTACATCGATATTAAAGGCTTGGAGGGATCGGCATGAGTCAGCAAGTGTCCGCTAA